The sequence TTCCTATAGAAATAAAGTCGGGCAGTACGGGTACGCTCAGATCACTTCATCAGTTCATTGATGCAGCAGATCATGCTTATGCGGTTAGAATTTACGGAGGTACATTTTCTTTAGAGAGGGCTATTACACCTGGTAAGAAACCTTATTTATTGATGAATCTACCTTATTACCTGGGAACACAATTACATGGATATTTGAATTGGTTATTGCAGCAAAAAATTTGAGAGGAAATATAATAGGTTGCTGGCTCAGGGATGAAGAATTTATTATTCTTACAAACGTTGAATGAACGACCCCCTAAATTTTAAGGACCATGTATTTTTAACAACCTTAATCAGACAATATGGCAAACTTTGGGAAACAGATGCTGAACATTTTGGGAGAGATTAAAGGAACAGGCTCCTTTGTAAGTAGTGGAGTTCAGCCTTTCCTCTTCCCCGGTTTGCAAATCCGGGGCATGGATGAAATCGGGTTTCCTATCAATGCTACCCAAATTAAAGCGCTGATCAATTTAGCTCACCAGGCCCCATTCGGTAAAGGAAGCAAGACAGTGCTCGACAAAGCCGTGAGAAGTGCCTGGGAAATCGATGCTGGTCAAATAAAATTTGTCAATAAAGAATGGGGAGGATTTGTAGAAGGTATTGTGAGACAAATCAAGCCTGCCATGGGGCTTGACGGCCTTTCGGTTTCTGCAAACCTGTACAAGTTGCTGATCTATCAGAAAGGGGACTTCTTTCTGCCCCATAAAGATTCTGAGAAGGAGCTAGGTATGTTTGGATCGCTTATTATAGGGTTACCTTCCAGCCATAAAGGGGGAGAGTTGGTAGTAAATTTTGACGGATGTAGTGAGACCATTGACTTTTCTGACCCGGTCAACAGGTATCAAATTCCATTTGCGGCTTTTTATGCTGATTGTGAGCATGAGATCAGGCCTATTACATCTGGTTATCGGGTTTGCCTTGTATATAACCTGGTTCAGACTAAGGGGGATGAGAAGATCCAGCCAGAAAAGCTGAATGATCAGGTAAAGAAACTGGCCGCACTTTTGAAGGCCAGTGAAGAAGACCTGGATATTCCCAAAATTGTGCTATTGGGGCATCAGTATACACCCTCTAACTTCACTATGAATGCCTTGAAATTAAATGACAGACATAAGGCAGAAGCTCTAATCAGGGCAGCGGAGCTAGCGGGATTTTATATAAAGCCGGGTTTGGTTACTTCCTATCAAGTGGGTGAGCTAATGGAAGATGATACTAAACAATCGTCTGCAGGTCGAAACTATAGGAAACGGAATCGTTATTATGAGGAGTATGATCATGAGAATCTGACAGAAAATGGAATAATAGGAGAGGTGTATGATGAACATGTTGGTATCGAGCATTGGATGAAGGGGGGGATACCGCCATTGCGAAATATTCAGTTCGATGAGATGGACCTGATATCAGCTATAACACTTAATGCTGGAGAGCCCATACAAAAGGCTGCCGAAGGCTATACTGGCAATGCAGGCATGGAAATGCAATATTGGTATCACTATGGCGCTATTTTCCTGTGGCCTCGAAAGTACCATTATGACATGGTGATAGATCTTGATACGGATAATAAGCTGGAATGGATCGACTATTATAACCAACATTGGGGAACCCTCACAAAGGTAGATATCGCCCTTACAAGAAAACTGGTAGAAGGAGGGATGCCTGTAAATCACCTGAAAGAGAAAGTTGATTATAGTCCATTGGCAGATTGGCTGATAAACCTGAACGATGAGAAGTACCTATTGAAGAAAGGTTCGAAATTTTTGACAGACCATTTTGTTCGTATTGCTGTTGATAAATGGATAAAGCTGGTCAAACATTATCCTATAGATAAATTTGAAGATATCTTCTTAACGGTAGGCAATAAAAAAGATGTGCCCGTTGTCAGGCATCTATTACTCATCTTTAATGACTTGTTGGCGGATAACAACCCCTCAGCAAAGACATTTGTGGGACAACAAGCCTCGTGCATACCTGGCTACCTGGAGAACCTGAAATTAACTGCGGAAAGTGAGAAAAAGGCTGTTAGGGAGATTTTACGAAGCCTTTTGCAAATCGACGAGAAGAAAGTGATCAAAGAAAAAAACTGGCACAGGAAGATAACAGCAGCCCTTACAAAGAAACTAACGCGAGAATACGTAAATGACATCCTGATAGCTGAAATACTGTGTTCCGGGAACAAATCAAATCTCGCCGAGCAATTATTGTCAGTTTGCATTAGTGATCTCCAACGCAGGGTACTGGATAAACCTAAACCTCCTATTAGCTGGTCAAGACCTGTGCCTAAAAAATCTGGTATCTATGGATATGTTTGGGATATCCTGGCAGATTTCCTCAAATCTGCCACATTGCAGATTTTTGATTATCAGGCTATACTGGAAAAGCGGAATGAAATGGAGTATGCTATCAGAGATGTTGTTATTGACATTAAAATGGAAACCATCAGGAAGGGATCTCCTCATATACTCAGGCTTACTAAAACACAATATGCGTATGAAAGGGAGCTAGCTAAGTGGAAAGAGGATGTTGAAATATTAGGAAAAATGAAATGAAGAATGTTGGGTTTGAACTTTTACTATGCAGATTTAACACTTAATGTTAAATCTGTATGGTGGACCCCATTACCGAAGCGCATATGACGTAGCATCTTCAAATATCAAATTCCCTCTTCCACAGGCCCGATTCCCTCATTGATCTATAAAATCAGCCTACCTATACTTTTCTCCTATTATTAGTTAACCTCTTGGTTATCTTTAAGTTTCCCTATTTCCATTTAACCTTCCCCTGCATGGTAGCGTACATCAGTAAACCCGGTTTAAATTCCCTAGCCACTATTTAATTTAATGATGAATACCCGTATTAATACATGTATTATTCTGTGGATGTTGTTAATCAACCTGCATACAACAAAAGGCCAGTCCCCATCCATAATACCTTTACCAGCAGAAGCTGCCGCCCTCTTTCAATACAATAGTACGCCTGTAAGTATGATGACGGGTGTCCCGCAAATCTCCTACCCGATTTATGAAATCAATACTGGTAAGATAAAAGTACCTATCACGCTCAGTTATCACGCCTCTGGTATTAAAGTAACCCAGAAAGCGACCTGGGTGGGCCTTGGATGGTCGCTTCTGGCAGGCGGTTCTATCGCCCGCCAGATAAGAGGAGATGAAGATGAGACAACAACATCTGGTTGGTTTAATCAATCTACGCCAATTAGCAGCTTCGGTAGTGTATTAACTTATGATGGACGAAAGAATTATTATGAAAGCAGACCAGACCTGCAGCCTGACTTCTTCAATTATAATTTTACCGGCAAGTCCGGGCGGTTCTTATATTCCAGGGATTTACAGGATTTTGTCACCGCTCCCTACAAACCTGTCAGAATTATTCATACAAGTGACAATAACTATGAGATCACAGATGATGACGGCAGCAGGTATTTCTTTACAAAACCATTCAAAACGACTACTGACAATACAGGACTACAAAGTCACATCATTGGCTGGAACCTGACTAAGATTATTTCCAATGATGGGGCAGACAGTGTGATCTTTAATTATGCAACACCTACAGCTAGTGGTGATAAAGCAGCTGACAATGTGCTCACCTTTAATAAAGTATATCGCAAGAACGTATCAGGTACCGATGATGCAGCCTCTTATGTAGCTGATGAAGTTATCGAAACCATCACCTACTCCTATAATAGTGTACCTAACATCAGTGAAATTATTTTCCGGCAGGGGAAGGTGAAGCTTTATGGCAATACCGTCAGATCTGACTATGCAGGGAATGCGCTGGATAGCATTGTCGTATATAGCAATGACAACGGCACCTATAACCGGGTTAAAAAGGTTTCATTTAACTATAGCTACTTTTACACCGGCAATTCATATCCCAGCTATACAGATTACCGGCTCAAACTCCTTTCATTTTCTAACGATGACCTGAATGGAGAGCAACCGGAAAAGTACACTTTCGGTTATAATAGTACAACCTTACCTAATACTTTGTCCTGTTCACAGGACTGGTGGGGATTTTACAATGGTGTAACACAATACACCCTCATGCCCAGGCAACTCCCTTCTCAGACAACCATTCAGATGTACGGGTACTTAGGCACTGCTGACAGATCCTCTTCTGCAACATATATTATGGCTGGAATCCTGAACCAGGTTACCTACCCCACTGGTGGTTATACCACTTATGATTACGCAATCAATACATATGAGAGAACGCCCGATAATAAAGACTCTACAATTGCGTCCATCACACTGGCTGGACCTGCTAAGACGGGGGTTACTTATGGATGGGATAGCGCCACAACAACATTTTTGGTCAGACCTCCGGGTAATAATCAGTATTATTACGAGTTGAAAATTTCAATAGATTTCTCTGCATCTTCGGCTAACCCACCTTTCACCTACGCACAGGACGTGCAGTTGAGAGATATCACCACGGGAAAAACAGTAGCGAGCTGGAATTCTGATACTTATCTCAATGCGGGTACAAGCGGTATAGCTCATACGCTTACGGCCACTTACACCTGTGACACCAGTCATACGTATCAGCTGTATGTCGGTATAAATGATCTGCCGACTACGACCGTGACTGCAAGAATCTCTATTGCTGTTCCGGACAACAGTACAAAATACAAATATGGTGGTGGTATCCGTGTGGAAACAATCAGCAGTTATAATCTTGACAATACCCTGCAGAAAAAAGATGTATATAAATATGGGGAAAATGAATCCGGCATCGGTTACCTGCCTACATCCGCGGACGATATGACAACTAACATCTTTTACAACACCACTACCAGGAGATATATTGCAACCTCTTCTACTGGTTGTAAAACGGAAGATGGAGACAAATATACTTATATCGCACAATCCTCTTATCCTACTATTACTTTCCAGGGAGCGAATGTATTATACCCTTACGTGACAAAGTATGAATACAGTAATACACGGCCTAATGGTAAAACAATCTTTACATATAAAATCCCCAATGACTTTATCACCATTGGTAATCAATCTGCCCTTGGAGGAAAAGAAAGAATAGATAACGGACTTTCCGATGAACTACCCATCAAAACTACCTATTATAAATTCAATAGCGAGGACAGTTCTTTTTCAGTTATAAAAGAAACAATCAATACCTGGGATTTATTCAACTTTAGTCAGGACTCTGCCTTAATGGTATTTCCTACTGTAGAATATTCCACTACGCAGCATTGTGGCGATTCTTATTTAGACTACAGTTCATTTGTCTACATGGTAAAAAGCGGTGGAAGACACCTTTCTGCTGTTACAGAAAATAACTATGATGATAATGGTACCGTATTCAGTAATACGGTCAGCTATACCTATAATGATAAAAACCATCCTCAGACAATCACAAAATTCAATAGTAAAAACGATACGCTTGTCACGGAAATGCGGTATCCTGGTGAGCATAGTAGCATAGATGTAAATGCTGATGTGCTGGATCACATGGTCACTAAAAATATGCTGAACCAATTTTACTGGCAAGGAAACTATACAAACGCAACCTTATTAAGTTATAAACACACCCTCTTTAGTGATAGCTGGGGAAGTAATGATAGTTTGATCGCACCCAAAATCGATAGTAACTGGCAACTAGGTAATGACAACAGTTTACCGGCCATCACTATTGCTTACCAAAGTTATGGACAACATGGTAATATACGCCAGATAAGGGATGCGCAGGGCATTACCACTGCTTACACGTGGTCTGCAGACGACTCGTATCCTGTAGCACAAACAGCAGGAGCCGCCGTTAACCAGGTAATATATGATGGGTTTGAAGATGCCAATAGCTGGACAGGTATTACCCGCGATAATACCGTTTCCCATACAGGTAGATATGCTGGTTTGATCAGTGGTGGTACTTATACCAATGCTACCTGGAATACAATTTCACTCTCTACTGCAACCACGTTCCGTTATTCCGGCTGGGTATACAGTAATGGACCAACTGCTACCCTCAACTTACTGATGAAGACCAGTTCAGAAACTGGTAACTACACTTATATAGATAACGTTTCCTCCTCCCAGACTGGTAAGTGGATATATCTTGAAAAAGAGTACACTATTCCTGCCGGTGTTGCGTACGTAAGCCTTCGCCTTGACAATAATAGCAGCGGTAAAGTTTGGTTTGATGAGGTTAGCCTGCGTCCCTCCGCTTCACAAATGAGTCATTATTCATTCCTCCCACTGGTGGGTATGAGCAGTAAAACGGACGAAGGCAATCATACGATTTATTATGAGTTCGATGGCCTGAACCGTCTGAAATTGATAAGGAACAAAGATAAGAATATACTGAAAATGTACTGCTATAATTACGCTGGTGATATTGACAGATGTGAGGGAACTACTTATTATAATGATTACCAGAGTCAGACATACGCTAAAACCTGTGTAGTAAGTGGTGCCAGCACGACGGTTACTTACGCCGTTGACGCGGGGAAATACAGTTCGCGTACCAGTGTAGCGGATGCCAACAGCAAGGCCCTTGCAGACATTGCGGCGAACGGTCAGGCTTATGCCAACCTGATGGGAGATTGTAGTTATTACCTGAGTGAGCAAATGAAAGATACCTTTACCGCAGTATGTGCGGATAATGGAGTAGGATCAGCAATGGTATATTCTATAGCAGAAGGAACAGACACATCTTTCATAAGTCAGGATGATGCCAATACTAAAGCCAAAGCACGTCTCAATTTACAGGGACAATTATATGCCAATTCTAACGGTTGTACCTGGACAAATGAAGTACAAAGCGGTACCTATACCAAGGTCTGTTCTTCTTCCTCAGCAGAAGGTACAGCGGTAATTTATACCGTTGCTGCAGGAACTTACTCGTCAGCAGTGAGTCTTGCCGCAGCCAATGCACTGGCACTCCAGGATGTAACGAGTAATGGTCAGGCTTATGCTAATACGAATGGCCTTTGTTATTATTATAGCGATGTACAATCTGCTATCGCAACTACGACCTGTTCCACCGGTTATGTGGGTACAGATGTCACTTTTACTGTAGCTGCCCGTCATGATTCTTCCCTCATCAGTAAAGATTCAGCAAATGCAGCAGCACTGAGATACGCCAAGGCAAATGCGCAAAGCAATGCAAATTCAACTGGTACATGCCTGGCATGTAACCTGATATTAAGCAAAAAATCAGGTAGCAGCAATTTAGGTACCTTTAATGTCTCAGTTGTCAATTCCACCACAGGTGCAAGTGTTTACAACCAGTCATTTACCGATCCTACAGATGCCCAGCTGGCAACCTGCTACAGGATAGCCAGTGATGCTATCTATACTATTACAGTCACTGCCCAGAATAACCTATATGCTACCATAAACGGTACAGAGAAAGCCATTAGCCCCGGGCACAGCCAATCATGGTTATTAGGCCCTACCTTGAATATTGTCCTTTCCTCATCAGGGACCATT is a genomic window of Chitinophaga sp. LS1 containing:
- a CDS encoding 2OG-Fe(II) oxygenase, producing MANFGKQMLNILGEIKGTGSFVSSGVQPFLFPGLQIRGMDEIGFPINATQIKALINLAHQAPFGKGSKTVLDKAVRSAWEIDAGQIKFVNKEWGGFVEGIVRQIKPAMGLDGLSVSANLYKLLIYQKGDFFLPHKDSEKELGMFGSLIIGLPSSHKGGELVVNFDGCSETIDFSDPVNRYQIPFAAFYADCEHEIRPITSGYRVCLVYNLVQTKGDEKIQPEKLNDQVKKLAALLKASEEDLDIPKIVLLGHQYTPSNFTMNALKLNDRHKAEALIRAAELAGFYIKPGLVTSYQVGELMEDDTKQSSAGRNYRKRNRYYEEYDHENLTENGIIGEVYDEHVGIEHWMKGGIPPLRNIQFDEMDLISAITLNAGEPIQKAAEGYTGNAGMEMQYWYHYGAIFLWPRKYHYDMVIDLDTDNKLEWIDYYNQHWGTLTKVDIALTRKLVEGGMPVNHLKEKVDYSPLADWLINLNDEKYLLKKGSKFLTDHFVRIAVDKWIKLVKHYPIDKFEDIFLTVGNKKDVPVVRHLLLIFNDLLADNNPSAKTFVGQQASCIPGYLENLKLTAESEKKAVREILRSLLQIDEKKVIKEKNWHRKITAALTKKLTREYVNDILIAEILCSGNKSNLAEQLLSVCISDLQRRVLDKPKPPISWSRPVPKKSGIYGYVWDILADFLKSATLQIFDYQAILEKRNEMEYAIRDVVIDIKMETIRKGSPHILRLTKTQYAYERELAKWKEDVEILGKMK
- a CDS encoding DUF5977 domain-containing protein codes for the protein MLLINLHTTKGQSPSIIPLPAEAAALFQYNSTPVSMMTGVPQISYPIYEINTGKIKVPITLSYHASGIKVTQKATWVGLGWSLLAGGSIARQIRGDEDETTTSGWFNQSTPISSFGSVLTYDGRKNYYESRPDLQPDFFNYNFTGKSGRFLYSRDLQDFVTAPYKPVRIIHTSDNNYEITDDDGSRYFFTKPFKTTTDNTGLQSHIIGWNLTKIISNDGADSVIFNYATPTASGDKAADNVLTFNKVYRKNVSGTDDAASYVADEVIETITYSYNSVPNISEIIFRQGKVKLYGNTVRSDYAGNALDSIVVYSNDNGTYNRVKKVSFNYSYFYTGNSYPSYTDYRLKLLSFSNDDLNGEQPEKYTFGYNSTTLPNTLSCSQDWWGFYNGVTQYTLMPRQLPSQTTIQMYGYLGTADRSSSATYIMAGILNQVTYPTGGYTTYDYAINTYERTPDNKDSTIASITLAGPAKTGVTYGWDSATTTFLVRPPGNNQYYYELKISIDFSASSANPPFTYAQDVQLRDITTGKTVASWNSDTYLNAGTSGIAHTLTATYTCDTSHTYQLYVGINDLPTTTVTARISIAVPDNSTKYKYGGGIRVETISSYNLDNTLQKKDVYKYGENESGIGYLPTSADDMTTNIFYNTTTRRYIATSSTGCKTEDGDKYTYIAQSSYPTITFQGANVLYPYVTKYEYSNTRPNGKTIFTYKIPNDFITIGNQSALGGKERIDNGLSDELPIKTTYYKFNSEDSSFSVIKETINTWDLFNFSQDSALMVFPTVEYSTTQHCGDSYLDYSSFVYMVKSGGRHLSAVTENNYDDNGTVFSNTVSYTYNDKNHPQTITKFNSKNDTLVTEMRYPGEHSSIDVNADVLDHMVTKNMLNQFYWQGNYTNATLLSYKHTLFSDSWGSNDSLIAPKIDSNWQLGNDNSLPAITIAYQSYGQHGNIRQIRDAQGITTAYTWSADDSYPVAQTAGAAVNQVIYDGFEDANSWTGITRDNTVSHTGRYAGLISGGTYTNATWNTISLSTATTFRYSGWVYSNGPTATLNLLMKTSSETGNYTYIDNVSSSQTGKWIYLEKEYTIPAGVAYVSLRLDNNSSGKVWFDEVSLRPSASQMSHYSFLPLVGMSSKTDEGNHTIYYEFDGLNRLKLIRNKDKNILKMYCYNYAGDIDRCEGTTYYNDYQSQTYAKTCVVSGASTTVTYAVDAGKYSSRTSVADANSKALADIAANGQAYANLMGDCSYYLSEQMKDTFTAVCADNGVGSAMVYSIAEGTDTSFISQDDANTKAKARLNLQGQLYANSNGCTWTNEVQSGTYTKVCSSSSAEGTAVIYTVAAGTYSSAVSLAAANALALQDVTSNGQAYANTNGLCYYYSDVQSAIATTTCSTGYVGTDVTFTVAARHDSSLISKDSANAAALRYAKANAQSNANSTGTCLACNLILSKKSGSSNLGTFNVSVVNSTTGASVYNQSFTDPTDAQLATCYRIASDAIYTITVTAQNNLYATINGTEKAISPGHSQSWLLGPTLNIVLSSSGTITYSNTAVSKSVQKNSCTKDSTGSYVTYTVAASKYTSTVSQEYVDSLANVDAANNGQTYANTNGYCFPSGKNFAIVVKKGGTDPGTLSITATNTSTSTAEVKTTAITEWPYYAAITSGKTFTISIAPIGSGISMTADVNGTQKTVSSGSTITFTSTSAPILILIWNK